One genomic window of bacterium includes the following:
- a CDS encoding S8 family peptidase codes for MKYGFISLFLILSGYVFGADNSIIVKPISKNISKSSAIEVIPESLVFRIDSSSYKCESKTITKKEIELPNMDTLWAKEDYWKDITPGKVIITYNSSVDVHNATYKELGILDKSITIVDKGLSPLNFIVVDVPGNLDNVKSFMQIMKNNPCVKFVEPERPMHILATPNDTYYGGYQWDKRLLNCPAAWDLGYGSMDISIAVIDQGSDYNHQDLSAHYKTDTLGYDFLDNDNNPVPLDTLEAHGTHCSGVAAAVIGNGKGIAGISNSRLYSLRAGSSTTLPSASCANSIQWCADRKVRVISMSWGNYTLVSQISQACLNAWNAGCLLVSATGNDGTTPMMYPARLSQVIAVGAIDSTSARWQYSNYGSETELIAPGVGVIGTIPLRGENSYQLFAGTSEACPQVAGIAALVLSASPTLTNQEVRDILDSTATDLGTAGRDQYHGYGKPNAYAAVQKALSISGPRDTAVLTVNNKDSAADNLIVSGITKSANWIISISLTSFGVAPGGTRQVTVVAGGALSSGTYKDTLWIHSNDPINPYPVPVTLLVGIGVEENNVISPLSLKAFFNAKNKQIDINYSIVLPSNVKLTLLDAAGRVVKNILESRKAPGSYNMAISANGLKTGVYFVVLKMDNKQLSQKVILIK; via the coding sequence ATGAAATATGGGTTTATAAGTTTGTTTTTAATATTAAGTGGTTATGTTTTCGGGGCGGACAATTCTATCATAGTAAAGCCCATAAGCAAAAACATTTCTAAATCATCCGCAATAGAAGTAATTCCTGAAAGTTTGGTATTCCGCATAGATTCAAGTAGTTATAAATGTGAAAGCAAAACTATAACAAAAAAAGAAATAGAACTTCCCAATATGGATACTCTATGGGCAAAAGAAGATTACTGGAAAGATATTACACCCGGGAAAGTAATAATTACTTATAACTCTTCTGTTGATGTTCATAATGCGACGTATAAAGAATTAGGTATACTTGATAAAAGCATAACAATCGTTGATAAGGGATTGAGCCCGCTTAATTTTATAGTCGTTGATGTCCCCGGGAATCTTGATAATGTGAAAAGTTTTATGCAAATTATGAAGAATAATCCTTGCGTAAAATTCGTAGAACCCGAGAGACCTATGCATATTTTAGCTACCCCGAATGATACGTATTACGGCGGTTATCAATGGGATAAAAGGTTGCTTAATTGTCCGGCAGCATGGGATTTAGGATATGGAAGTATGGATATTTCCATTGCGGTAATTGACCAGGGCTCAGACTATAATCATCAGGATTTATCTGCTCACTACAAAACCGATACATTGGGATACGATTTTCTCGATAATGATAACAACCCTGTTCCTCTTGATACACTTGAAGCCCATGGTACACACTGTTCCGGAGTTGCGGCTGCCGTTATAGGCAATGGCAAAGGAATTGCCGGAATATCCAATTCAAGGCTTTATTCTTTAAGGGCGGGTAGTTCAACAACCCTTCCTTCTGCTTCTTGTGCAAATTCTATCCAGTGGTGTGCCGATAGAAAAGTTCGCGTGATATCAATGAGCTGGGGCAATTATACGTTAGTGTCCCAAATTAGTCAAGCCTGTCTGAATGCTTGGAATGCAGGGTGTTTACTTGTATCCGCAACGGGAAATGACGGGACGACTCCTATGATGTATCCTGCAAGGCTTTCACAGGTAATAGCCGTAGGCGCTATAGACAGCACTAGCGCAAGATGGCAGTATAGTAATTACGGTTCGGAGACCGAACTTATTGCGCCGGGGGTAGGAGTTATTGGAACTATCCCGCTTCGCGGCGAAAACTCATATCAATTATTTGCAGGAACTTCAGAAGCCTGTCCGCAGGTTGCCGGTATAGCTGCGCTTGTTTTGTCTGCTAGCCCAACTCTTACAAATCAGGAAGTAAGAGATATTCTGGATTCAACCGCAACTGATCTCGGGACGGCAGGGAGAGATCAGTATCATGGTTATGGAAAACCGAATGCTTATGCTGCAGTCCAAAAAGCGCTTTCTATTTCCGGACCGCGGGATACCGCCGTATTGACAGTTAATAATAAAGATTCAGCCGCTGATAATTTAATAGTTTCCGGCATTACTAAATCAGCAAACTGGATAATATCTATAAGTCTTACGAGTTTTGGAGTTGCTCCGGGGGGGACAAGACAGGTAACGGTTGTTGCGGGTGGTGCTTTATCATCCGGTACTTATAAAGATACTTTATGGATTCATTCTAATGACCCCATTAATCCGTATCCTGTTCCTGTAACTCTTTTAGTTGGGATTGGCGTAGAAGAAAATAATGTAATCAGTCCTCTATCTCTTAAAGCTTTTTTCAATGCCAAGAACAAACAAATAGATATAAATTATTCTATTGTGTTACCTTCAAATGTAAAGTTAACTCTCCTTGATGCCGCAGGTAGAGTGGTGAAAAATATTCTTGAAAGCAGAAAAGCCCCCGGCAGTTATAATATGGCTATCAGCGCAAACGGACT
- the cutA gene encoding divalent-cation tolerance protein CutA has protein sequence MIEKYIQVITTIDSKKKAMEITKTVVSKRLCACAQIVGPIISKYWWKNKLTTSKEWLCIMKTKKSLYTQLEAEIKKLHTYTVPEIIATSIIAGNKNYLDWIDKETKKQTDKRNWTQMNADKQDKQNK, from the coding sequence ATGATAGAAAAATATATTCAGGTAATTACCACTATCGACAGCAAAAAAAAGGCAATGGAAATTACAAAAACTGTCGTATCAAAAAGGTTATGTGCCTGTGCCCAGATTGTAGGTCCAATAATTAGCAAATACTGGTGGAAAAATAAGCTTACTACATCCAAAGAGTGGTTATGTATTATGAAGACGAAAAAATCTCTTTATACGCAACTTGAAGCGGAAATTAAAAAACTTCATACTTATACCGTTCCTGAAATAATTGCTACATCTATAATTGCAGGAAATAAAAATTATTTAGACTGGATAGATAAAGAAACAAAGAAACAAACAGACAAGAGAAATTGGACGCAGATGAACGCAGATAAGCAGGATAAACAAAACAAATAG